The following proteins come from a genomic window of Halobellus litoreus:
- a CDS encoding class I SAM-dependent methyltransferase — protein MDVPRTVTVALADRPVEGRRCLEAGAGVGSTSGGLLAAGASRVYAVTDDREHARTTLERVGGESGRLVGANGERSGTADRLAVLEADLHAIPLPDKSVDLITAHGLCNVLNPAALSAVVDELHRVAAPGSHLVVDDYDPLPDDAAIRDLFAVENAVAELATGRSALTFYPSSFLRDLFVGDGWTFDRERTLLDPVPWTASHLSAHADAAASFAVNCPDDVGDSLAARAERLAAEIGNESTGRMYSLAFRLPT, from the coding sequence ATGGACGTTCCTCGAACGGTCACCGTCGCGCTCGCCGACCGGCCCGTCGAGGGCCGGCGCTGTCTCGAGGCCGGTGCCGGCGTCGGATCGACGAGCGGGGGGCTGCTTGCCGCGGGCGCGAGTCGCGTCTACGCGGTCACGGACGACCGCGAACACGCACGAACGACTCTGGAACGAGTCGGAGGCGAAAGTGGACGATTGGTTGGGGCCAACGGAGAGCGATCTGGGACCGCCGACCGACTGGCCGTCCTCGAAGCTGATCTCCACGCGATTCCATTACCTGACAAGTCAGTCGACCTGATTACCGCTCACGGGCTCTGTAACGTCCTCAACCCCGCAGCGCTTTCGGCGGTCGTCGATGAACTCCACCGCGTGGCCGCTCCCGGATCACACCTCGTCGTCGACGACTATGATCCGCTCCCCGATGACGCCGCCATCCGAGACCTGTTCGCCGTCGAGAACGCCGTGGCCGAACTGGCGACCGGTCGATCCGCCCTGACGTTCTACCCGTCGTCGTTCCTCCGGGATCTGTTCGTAGGCGACGGGTGGACCTTCGATCGCGAGCGAACGCTGCTCGATCCAGTCCCCTGGACTGCGAGTCACCTCTCGGCCCACGCCGACGCGGCCGCTTCGTTCGCCGTCAACTGTCCCGACGATGTTGGCGATTCGCTCGCCGCGAGAGCCGAGCGCCTCGCTGCCGAAATCGGTAACGAGTCGACCGGCCGGATGTACAGCCTCGCCTTCCGGTTGCCGACCTGA
- a CDS encoding FecCD family ABC transporter permease — protein MEDQSQSGDKRTPPADGWCVDVQSPGPNTLDGGTSTASALLDRYQQRYRRKLSVIAVVLGLLVAVWMYAVITGPIDVSFTDLIAIAAGRDTGTAYQAVWNIRLPRIVAAVGAGAGLAVAGTVLQSVLRNPLASPYTLGISQGAAFGAAFSIVVLGTGTTSGSGPILSVVDPYLTTVSAFVGALSSTAAIFLVAKYKRASPETLILTGIALASLYTAGTTSIEYFATNTELAALVYWKFGDVGGATWEFNGLLWLGVILVTAYFIQRAWAYTVLNAGDETARSLGVSVERTRLTGMVFASFITALVVAMFGIIGFVGLVVPHITRRLLGGEERILIPASTVAGGALLLSADTVARTIISPIVLPVGIVTSFVGVPLFLYLILQGREYW, from the coding sequence ATGGAGGATCAGTCACAGTCGGGGGACAAACGGACGCCGCCAGCCGACGGGTGGTGCGTCGACGTGCAGTCGCCCGGACCGAACACCCTAGATGGAGGAACGTCGACAGCCAGTGCGCTACTGGATCGATACCAGCAGCGGTACCGGAGAAAGCTCTCAGTCATCGCCGTCGTGTTGGGACTGCTTGTTGCCGTCTGGATGTATGCGGTCATCACGGGTCCGATCGATGTGTCGTTCACGGACCTCATCGCGATCGCCGCCGGACGAGACACCGGAACCGCGTATCAAGCCGTCTGGAACATCCGACTCCCACGGATCGTTGCCGCCGTCGGCGCTGGCGCGGGGTTAGCCGTCGCAGGGACGGTGCTACAGAGCGTTCTCCGGAATCCGCTTGCCTCGCCGTACACGTTGGGTATCTCTCAAGGAGCGGCGTTCGGTGCCGCGTTCTCGATCGTCGTGTTAGGGACTGGTACAACGAGTGGCAGTGGGCCGATCCTCTCGGTCGTAGACCCGTATCTCACCACAGTCTCGGCGTTCGTGGGTGCGCTCTCGTCGACAGCAGCGATCTTTCTCGTCGCGAAATACAAGCGTGCCTCGCCCGAAACGTTGATTCTGACGGGGATCGCTCTCGCGTCCCTATACACCGCGGGAACGACCAGTATAGAGTACTTCGCGACGAACACCGAACTTGCCGCGTTGGTGTACTGGAAGTTCGGCGACGTCGGGGGCGCCACCTGGGAGTTCAACGGCCTCCTGTGGCTCGGCGTTATACTCGTGACAGCGTACTTCATTCAGCGTGCGTGGGCATACACAGTGCTGAATGCAGGTGATGAGACCGCTCGGAGTCTGGGCGTCTCGGTAGAACGAACCCGTCTCACAGGAATGGTATTCGCGTCGTTCATAACGGCGCTTGTTGTCGCGATGTTTGGCATTATCGGATTCGTTGGGCTCGTAGTACCCCATATCACGCGACGCCTCCTCGGCGGCGAAGAACGGATCCTGATTCCCGCATCGACGGTCGCCGGCGGCGCGTTACTGCTCTCGGCCGATACGGTGGCACGGACGATCATCTCACCAATCGTCCTCCCGGTCGGGATCGTCACGTCCTTTGTCGGCGTTCCACTGTTCTTGTACCTGATTCTCCAAGGGAGGGAGTACTGGTGA
- a CDS encoding HAD family hydrolase, with the protein MSYDTVLFDCDGVIAEMPDRTAMTEAMRRVQRRFELSTPPEQILSDFLRGNLSSITERCRSAEIERDTFFAAAAREGVQAQLTEIRSGLRSVYDDIDAVRQLNYPMGVVSDNHPRVLSFLLQQFNLASCFETVQGCRFTPSEFQRRKPNPYNLKIAMETLDAESALYVGDREIDIKAADNVGIDSALLLRDHTAESEADVAPTYEVSSLWQLHNAL; encoded by the coding sequence ATGAGCTACGATACGGTACTGTTCGACTGTGACGGTGTTATCGCAGAAATGCCCGACAGGACGGCCATGACAGAGGCGATGCGCCGTGTACAGCGACGGTTCGAACTGTCCACTCCACCCGAGCAGATACTTTCAGACTTCTTGCGGGGCAACCTCTCGTCCATTACCGAGCGCTGTCGGTCGGCTGAAATCGAACGTGATACCTTCTTTGCGGCGGCCGCCCGCGAAGGAGTTCAGGCGCAACTAACCGAGATTCGGTCGGGTCTTCGCTCAGTGTATGACGACATCGACGCCGTTCGGCAGCTGAACTACCCGATGGGCGTGGTCAGTGACAACCATCCCCGCGTTCTCTCGTTCCTCCTGCAACAGTTCAACCTGGCGAGCTGCTTCGAGACGGTGCAGGGCTGTCGGTTCACGCCGTCCGAATTCCAACGCCGGAAGCCTAACCCATACAACCTCAAGATTGCAATGGAGACGCTTGATGCCGAGAGTGCATTGTACGTTGGGGACCGAGAAATAGACATCAAAGCGGCCGATAACGTCGGGATTGACTCAGCACTGCTACTACGCGACCACACGGCCGAGAGCGAGGCTGATGTTGCTCCGACATACGAGGTCTCCTCGCTCTGGCAACTCCACAACGCACTCTAA
- a CDS encoding aldo/keto reductase, with product METRPLGKTGHDSTVMTFGTIALNWLEQDGANQMVEHVLDYGVNHFDVAPMYGDAELKLGPKLRQHRGEIFLGCKTEKRDYEGAWQRLEQSLDRLGVEKIDLYQVHGLEYDEELDEITSDGGALEAFREAKAEGLIDHIGLTSHSRPNLILDAINRIDDLESLMFPLNPVVAGKDDDKYDYETVLQQANKENIGTLGIKAFAAESWPDTDELPERDRPFCNWYRPVCAPDEIRDRFDFAASRGLTSVVSAGDPKLVTMILEAAADYDGIDEAAQRSLIEAARHDDSPVPEQLHH from the coding sequence ATGGAGACACGTCCGCTCGGCAAGACCGGTCACGACAGCACCGTCATGACATTCGGAACGATCGCGCTCAACTGGCTCGAACAGGACGGCGCGAACCAGATGGTCGAGCACGTCCTCGATTACGGCGTCAATCACTTCGACGTGGCTCCGATGTACGGTGACGCGGAACTGAAACTCGGTCCCAAACTCCGCCAGCACCGTGGGGAGATCTTCCTCGGGTGTAAGACCGAGAAACGGGACTACGAAGGCGCGTGGCAGCGCCTCGAACAGTCGCTCGATCGCCTCGGCGTTGAGAAGATCGACCTCTATCAAGTCCACGGGCTCGAATACGACGAGGAACTCGATGAGATCACTTCCGACGGCGGCGCACTGGAAGCCTTCCGCGAGGCCAAAGCGGAGGGACTGATCGACCATATTGGCCTGACGAGCCACAGCCGGCCGAATCTCATCCTCGACGCTATCAACCGCATCGATGATCTGGAATCACTGATGTTCCCACTCAATCCTGTGGTCGCCGGCAAGGACGATGATAAGTACGATTACGAGACCGTCCTCCAGCAGGCCAACAAGGAAAACATCGGCACGCTAGGTATCAAAGCCTTCGCCGCAGAATCATGGCCCGACACGGATGAGTTACCCGAGCGGGACCGTCCCTTCTGTAACTGGTATCGACCGGTCTGTGCGCCCGACGAGATCCGGGACCGCTTCGACTTCGCGGCCTCGCGGGGGCTGACCAGCGTCGTCAGTGCCGGTGACCCGAAACTGGTAACGATGATTCTTGAAGCCGCCGCCGACTACGACGGCATCGACGAGGCCGCTCAGCGGTCGCTGATCGAGGCCGCGCGCCACGACGACAGTCCGGTGCCCGAACAGCTCCACCACTGA
- a CDS encoding ABC transporter ATP-binding protein: MTTEPTDPTDPPTITFDGVSAGYDGSAVISDISFDVQSGEIVGLLGPNGVGKSTLLKCAVGILDPLSGSVRVNGRPVDDYERDALARTVGYVPQSEPTNFPRTVFQTVLMGRKPHFGTRPGPRDRQVVATLLDWLELDEFAMRDVNSLSGGQHQKVILARVLAQEPRGLILDEPTSDLDIRHEVEALSLLRDEAPNGLGILHAMHDLTLATRYSDRIVLLGEDGVYSQGPPSSLTAADVSNVYGIDVTIHEVDDEIVIMPQESRE, encoded by the coding sequence GTGACTACCGAACCGACTGACCCGACAGATCCGCCGACGATCACGTTCGATGGAGTAAGTGCTGGATACGACGGCTCAGCCGTCATCTCTGACATTTCCTTTGACGTACAAAGCGGCGAAATCGTCGGATTATTGGGCCCTAACGGCGTCGGGAAGAGTACGCTTCTGAAGTGTGCTGTCGGGATCCTTGACCCACTATCCGGTTCGGTCCGTGTCAACGGTCGTCCCGTCGACGACTACGAACGAGATGCGCTCGCACGTACTGTCGGATATGTGCCCCAGAGCGAGCCGACGAACTTCCCCCGGACAGTGTTCCAAACAGTACTCATGGGGCGAAAACCACACTTTGGCACACGGCCAGGGCCGCGTGATCGCCAAGTCGTCGCGACCTTATTGGATTGGTTGGAACTTGACGAGTTCGCGATGCGAGATGTAAACTCACTCAGCGGTGGCCAACATCAGAAAGTGATCCTCGCTCGCGTGTTGGCTCAGGAGCCCCGCGGGCTGATCTTGGACGAGCCGACAAGTGATCTCGACATCCGGCACGAAGTGGAGGCGCTTTCACTACTTCGGGATGAGGCTCCCAACGGCCTCGGAATCTTACACGCGATGCACGATCTGACGCTCGCAACGAGATACAGCGACCGGATCGTGCTACTCGGCGAAGACGGGGTCTATTCGCAAGGCCCCCCGAGCTCTTTGACGGCAGCTGATGTGTCGAATGTGTACGGCATCGACGTCACAATTCACGAAGTCGACGACGAAATCGTGATCATGCCGCAAGAGTCTCGAGAGTAG
- a CDS encoding ribbon-helix-helix domain-containing protein encodes MSASDDPRRVHFQSPEYLVDRLDAIAELFDKDRTDLLVEAIREYIEDTADSETFQELVATKYYDDQLAFETVKQLVGAETAQRLRLLKADLEDEPLDLAAPDDVDVYDGDATAVDTAADDEQ; translated from the coding sequence ATGAGCGCTAGTGATGATCCGCGACGGGTCCATTTCCAGTCGCCGGAGTATCTCGTCGACCGGCTGGATGCGATCGCGGAGCTCTTCGACAAGGATCGGACGGATCTGCTTGTCGAGGCGATTCGTGAGTACATCGAAGACACCGCCGATAGCGAGACGTTCCAGGAACTCGTCGCGACGAAGTACTACGACGACCAGCTTGCGTTCGAGACGGTCAAGCAGCTGGTCGGCGCCGAGACTGCCCAGCGCCTCCGGCTTCTCAAAGCGGATCTCGAGGATGAACCACTCGATCTTGCTGCCCCCGACGACGTCGACGTCTACGATGGCGACGCGACGGCGGTCGATACCGCAGCCGACGACGAGCAATGA
- a CDS encoding helix-turn-helix transcriptional regulator yields MESSVEVALERLEFLVASPNRYRLLRLLSESAAPGDALGEELDLPRSTLRRNLTALEEQGYISHVVTENRYEITVAGEIACEAVGDALSAVELGSSLGPFFERFPAGLPVSPDTLTSCDITVSTTDTPFEPLYHVRRSVMNSTSVRGFLPTVNPLYIETLHECIVEDLTLDIVVPPGGYESASPDYDEALKAINASKNITLYESSTVPEYALGIVDDTVLLGAFDERMRTHSVLEAPSHSELLEWAAEKYDQVKANATSH; encoded by the coding sequence ATGGAGAGCTCAGTTGAGGTCGCACTTGAGCGACTAGAGTTCCTCGTTGCGTCCCCGAATCGGTACCGATTACTGCGGTTGCTCTCCGAGAGTGCGGCACCGGGCGACGCGCTCGGCGAGGAACTCGACTTACCCCGATCGACGCTTCGGCGGAACCTCACTGCCCTTGAGGAACAGGGGTACATCTCCCATGTCGTAACGGAGAACAGATACGAGATCACCGTAGCGGGTGAAATCGCGTGCGAAGCAGTGGGAGACGCACTCTCGGCGGTTGAGCTCGGGTCGTCTCTCGGCCCCTTCTTCGAGCGTTTCCCGGCCGGTCTCCCGGTCAGTCCGGACACGCTGACGTCGTGTGACATAACGGTGTCCACGACCGACACCCCCTTCGAGCCGCTCTACCACGTCCGCCGGAGCGTGATGAATTCGACTTCTGTCAGGGGATTCCTTCCGACAGTCAATCCGCTCTACATCGAGACACTTCACGAGTGTATTGTCGAGGATCTGACTCTTGATATCGTCGTCCCGCCGGGGGGATACGAATCTGCGAGTCCTGACTACGACGAGGCGCTCAAGGCTATCAACGCGTCCAAGAACATCACGCTCTACGAATCAAGTACGGTTCCGGAGTACGCACTCGGAATCGTCGATGACACGGTCCTCCTCGGGGCGTTCGACGAACGAATGCGAACCCATTCAGTGCTAGAGGCCCCGTCGCACTCGGAACTCCTAGAGTGGGCAGCGGAGAAGTACGACCAAGTCAAAGCCAACGCCACGTCACACTGA
- a CDS encoding DUF7437 domain-containing protein gives MSRTSNRADGDIIRDFLSVANLLKESQLAQLYAYLVHEDEATVQDVIEDLELSQGTAYRNVNRLVDAGVVEVTHDEQPRRYAAREIDLTVTTAAGDREYTITPVLIDAVGRAETNDDIDTYIDRHGVAGLATTLTYAVARERGNVTHRMVAEDLDISPFAAEMILQALRPVVHEHYEIKENGAGIGELDIDDGDAADDA, from the coding sequence GTGTCACGCACCTCGAATCGTGCTGATGGCGACATCATCCGCGACTTCCTCTCGGTTGCGAACCTCCTCAAGGAGTCGCAGCTCGCCCAACTGTACGCGTACCTCGTTCACGAAGACGAGGCGACCGTCCAGGACGTGATAGAAGACCTCGAGCTCTCCCAGGGGACGGCCTACAGAAACGTCAACCGGCTTGTCGACGCCGGCGTCGTCGAGGTCACCCACGACGAGCAACCTCGGCGGTACGCCGCCCGCGAGATCGACCTGACCGTGACGACAGCCGCCGGTGACCGTGAGTACACGATCACGCCAGTGCTGATCGACGCGGTCGGTCGTGCCGAAACCAACGACGATATCGACACCTACATCGACCGCCACGGCGTCGCCGGCCTGGCGACGACGCTCACTTACGCCGTCGCCCGCGAACGCGGCAATGTGACCCATCGGATGGTGGCTGAGGATCTCGATATCTCGCCGTTTGCTGCGGAGATGATCCTCCAGGCGCTCCGGCCGGTCGTTCACGAGCACTACGAAATCAAGGAAAATGGGGCGGGAATCGGCGAGTTGGACATCGACGACGGCGACGCGGCTGACGACGCGTGA
- a CDS encoding DUF7558 family protein: MQQTLTGCAFCDAPPGTEAGEAHTWGQDERVTHPICVDCAIQTRPDPDERDYHACDGCGLVVDTIAALTRFRVELGHLEGPLQLCARCSPGGPATYWTRDLEEHLVTAPAE; encoded by the coding sequence ATGCAGCAGACGCTCACTGGCTGTGCCTTCTGTGACGCCCCACCCGGCACCGAAGCCGGTGAAGCCCATACCTGGGGGCAGGACGAGCGGGTCACCCACCCGATCTGTGTCGACTGCGCCATCCAGACGCGGCCGGATCCCGACGAGCGCGATTACCACGCCTGCGACGGGTGTGGGCTCGTCGTTGACACGATCGCGGCGCTGACGCGGTTCCGAGTGGAACTCGGCCACCTAGAAGGCCCACTCCAACTCTGCGCCCGGTGTAGTCCCGGCGGGCCAGCTACCTACTGGACGCGCGACCTCGAGGAGCACCTTGTCACGGCGCCGGCGGAGTGA
- a CDS encoding ABC transporter substrate-binding protein gives MVGRTVEIPGSVDSVIAVGSGALRLLTYIDATEEVIAVEELETTNEKRPFRPYIHANPELSELPSVGRRNRPDAELLLQQDPDVVFWGWAEAGDANDLQNQIETPVVVVQPGDINEENRPQFFGSLDLLGEIMGTSETAENLQQFTTETIDDLASRTDDVSDEDRPRSYVGYLGRGNHGLTRTQPLYTPLEFVNANNVASNLTGTLTTTKGAARIDIDPEEIIEQDPSYIFIDMGTVQYDALLEEQYQSVTAIQNEDVYTLFPVREYSINFGTALANAYYAGSVLYPDRFSDVDPVSKADEIYEEYVGAPVYDDLTGPYGRGFGRLEF, from the coding sequence ATGGTCGGTCGCACGGTAGAAATTCCGGGATCGGTCGATAGCGTCATCGCCGTCGGGTCAGGAGCACTTCGACTCCTGACGTATATCGACGCAACGGAGGAGGTTATCGCTGTCGAGGAGCTCGAAACGACGAACGAGAAGCGCCCGTTCCGACCGTATATTCACGCCAATCCCGAGCTCTCCGAACTCCCGTCCGTCGGCCGCCGGAACCGGCCGGATGCGGAACTTCTGCTTCAGCAGGACCCTGATGTCGTGTTCTGGGGCTGGGCAGAAGCCGGGGATGCGAACGACTTACAGAACCAGATCGAGACGCCAGTTGTCGTGGTCCAGCCGGGTGATATCAACGAAGAGAACCGGCCCCAGTTCTTCGGCTCGCTCGACTTACTGGGGGAGATCATGGGGACGTCTGAGACCGCTGAGAACCTCCAACAGTTCACGACGGAGACCATCGACGACCTTGCTTCCCGGACGGATGACGTTTCTGACGAGGACCGGCCGAGAAGCTACGTCGGCTACCTTGGACGAGGGAACCACGGTCTGACACGCACACAGCCGCTCTACACCCCGCTTGAGTTCGTGAACGCGAACAACGTTGCAAGCAACCTTACCGGAACGCTCACAACCACCAAAGGAGCCGCCCGGATCGATATCGACCCCGAGGAGATCATCGAGCAAGACCCAAGCTACATATTTATTGATATGGGGACGGTCCAGTACGACGCGCTCTTGGAGGAACAGTACCAATCCGTCACTGCCATTCAGAACGAGGACGTGTACACGCTGTTCCCGGTCCGGGAGTACTCGATCAACTTCGGGACCGCGCTCGCCAACGCATACTACGCCGGGAGCGTGCTCTACCCCGATCGGTTCAGCGACGTCGATCCAGTCTCGAAAGCGGACGAGATCTACGAGGAGTACGTCGGTGCACCCGTCTACGACGACCTCACGGGACCGTACGGGCGTGGGTTCGGCCGTCTCGAGTTCTAG
- a CDS encoding IS6 family transposase produces MAEIARLSGCTDWIDLNFVERQRTPERAMKLGIQLQLAGLSLSNTVSILEELGVERSRKAIHDWVQKADLQPIDGRSPTHVALDETVIRINNEQFWLYAAADPETNYLLHLRLFSTTTTALTEIFLRELRQKHDIESAVFLVDGAQHLQTALARSGLRFQTERNGNRNAIERIFRELKRRTSPFSNCFSHVEPQTAENWLQAFAAWFNAPN; encoded by the coding sequence ATGGCAGAAATCGCCCGCCTCAGCGGATGCACGGACTGGATTGATTTGAATTTTGTGGAGCGACAGCGGACACCCGAGCGTGCGATGAAGCTCGGTATTCAACTCCAGTTAGCGGGGCTGTCGCTGTCGAATACTGTCTCTATTCTCGAAGAGTTGGGTGTCGAGCGCTCTCGTAAAGCAATCCACGATTGGGTGCAAAAGGCCGATCTACAGCCCATAGATGGCCGCAGCCCGACTCACGTTGCGCTCGACGAAACCGTGATTCGAATCAATAACGAGCAATTCTGGCTGTACGCCGCCGCCGATCCCGAGACAAACTATCTGCTGCATCTGCGGCTATTTTCCACAACAACGACCGCATTAACTGAGATTTTTCTGCGAGAACTCCGCCAGAAACACGATATCGAATCCGCCGTGTTTCTGGTCGATGGCGCTCAACACCTCCAAACTGCGCTGGCCAGATCTGGCCTCCGATTTCAAACTGAACGAAATGGAAATCGGAACGCCATCGAACGAATCTTTCGAGAGCTCAAGCGCAGAACTTCCCCGTTCTCAAACTGTTTCAGCCACGTTGAGCCGCAAACTGCTGAAAATTGGCTCCAAGCATTTGCCGCCTGGTTCAATGCTCCAAACTAA